The genomic interval TTTCATACTGGCAAATTGGACGGAGTGGGACGCCGGAGGTCAGCCAATTTACCATTCGGTCAGGTACTTTTTTGAAAACATGATCATCAGTAACGGTGAACTCAAGCGCTATCACTGGAGCAGCGCCGGGGCGAACGAAGAGACCCTCATCGCCCGGCACATATTCTTTGATTCCGATAATATTACCTATACCAGCAGGGCCAGCTATCAATCCCCAATGCTGGCGCTAAAGCTCACCGCTTCTTACGAAAACGTTCTGGAAAGCCGGGAATATAAAGTCATGCGCCGGATTAATTATTAGCCCGTTTTCACAGGAGTAATAGTACTATGGTTGCAATCATTAAACGCTTCCTGGGTGGCCAGAAAGGTCAGGCTTTACCCATTGTACTGTGTATGCTCGCCGTAGGCGGACTGACCGTTAGTGGCAGTCTAAATTATGCTACTACTAACCTTAAAGGTAGCAATATTACTATCGAATCCTTGCGGGCAGCTTATGCCGCTGAGGCGGGTATTGAAAACACCCTGTGGTCTTTATTAAATAATGTCCAGCAACCAGCCCAGTTT from Dehalococcoidales bacterium carries:
- a CDS encoding prepilin-type N-terminal cleavage/methylation domain-containing protein, giving the protein MKSSEKGFTITELLIAVSMIALISSSAVMVIFQVLHGTQRNNDYLTSVRQVENAGYWISRDTQMAQSVVTDNLTFPDFILANWTEWDAGGQPIYHSVRYFFENMIISNGELKRYHWSSAGANEETLIARHIFFDSDNITYTSRASYQSPMLALKLTASYENVLESREYKVMRRINY